From the Chloroflexia bacterium SDU3-3 genome, one window contains:
- the aroH gene encoding chorismate mutase, whose product MTIYCRGIRGATTCEANTREEILEATRDMLERIIRSNDLRPEDIASAIFSTTPDLNAEFPAVAARQLGWLDTALMCTHEMAVPGSLQRCIRVLVHWNTTRQADEVVHVYIRGAVNLRPERAQLTSASAQRQSSPTSVE is encoded by the coding sequence GTGACCATCTACTGCCGAGGCATCCGCGGGGCGACCACATGCGAGGCCAACACCCGCGAGGAGATTCTTGAGGCGACCCGCGATATGCTTGAGCGCATCATCCGCAGCAACGACCTGCGCCCCGAGGATATCGCCAGCGCTATCTTCAGCACCACGCCCGATCTCAACGCGGAATTCCCTGCGGTGGCCGCGCGCCAGCTCGGCTGGCTCGACACGGCGCTCATGTGCACGCACGAGATGGCGGTGCCCGGCAGTCTCCAGCGCTGCATCCGCGTGCTGGTGCATTGGAACACCACGCGCCAGGCCGATGAGGTGGTGCACGTCTACATCCGAGGCGCGGTGAACCTGCGCCCCGAGCGCGCCCAGCTCACATCGGCCAGCGCCCAGCGGCAGAGTAGCCCCACCTCGGTGGAGTAG
- the aroF gene encoding 3-deoxy-7-phosphoheptulonate synthase: MIIVMRNNATQENIDRVLGRLAEHKLQGHLSQGAERTIIGVVGASIPPTLREEVEHFEGVEEAVRITRPYKLAAREFHPQDTVVNVRGIEIGGGGCVVIAGPCAVENEEMIIESAKQVKAAGATMLRGGAFKPRSSPYTFRGHGEAALKMMAKARDITGLAIVTEVMTPTDVDLVASYADILQIGARNMQNYQLLEEAGRSGKAVMLKRGLSATIEEWLLSAEYILATGNPNVILCERGIRTFETATRNTMDLNAVALAKRRSHLPIIADPSHATGKWYLVPPLALASVAAGADGIIVEVHPDPDRAQSDGGQSLTFQNFATMVPQLQAVAQAVGRHIILPEEALA; the protein is encoded by the coding sequence ATGATCATCGTGATGCGTAACAACGCCACCCAGGAAAACATCGACCGCGTGCTGGGCCGCCTGGCCGAGCACAAGCTGCAGGGCCACCTCTCGCAGGGTGCCGAGCGCACCATCATCGGCGTCGTCGGCGCGAGCATCCCGCCCACCCTGCGCGAGGAGGTCGAGCACTTCGAGGGCGTGGAGGAGGCCGTGCGGATCACGCGGCCCTACAAGCTGGCCGCCCGCGAGTTCCACCCGCAGGACACCGTGGTGAACGTGCGCGGGATCGAGATCGGCGGCGGCGGCTGCGTGGTGATCGCCGGGCCGTGCGCGGTGGAGAACGAGGAGATGATCATCGAGAGCGCCAAGCAGGTGAAGGCCGCCGGGGCGACCATGCTGCGCGGCGGCGCGTTCAAGCCGCGCTCCTCGCCCTACACCTTCCGCGGCCACGGCGAGGCGGCCCTGAAGATGATGGCCAAGGCCCGCGACATCACCGGCCTGGCGATCGTCACCGAGGTGATGACGCCCACCGACGTGGATCTGGTCGCCAGCTACGCCGACATTCTGCAGATCGGCGCGCGCAACATGCAGAACTACCAGCTGCTGGAGGAGGCGGGCCGCAGCGGCAAGGCTGTGATGCTCAAGCGCGGCCTCTCGGCCACGATCGAGGAGTGGCTGCTCTCCGCCGAGTACATCCTGGCCACTGGCAACCCCAACGTCATCCTGTGCGAGCGCGGCATCCGCACCTTCGAGACCGCCACCCGCAACACCATGGATCTGAACGCGGTGGCCCTGGCCAAGCGCCGCTCGCACCTGCCGATCATCGCCGACCCCTCGCACGCCACCGGCAAGTGGTACCTGGTGCCGCCGCTGGCCCTGGCCTCGGTGGCCGCCGGTGCCGACGGCATCATCGTCGAGGTCCACCCCGACCCCGACCGCGCCCAGTCGGACGGCGGCCAGTCGCTCACGTTCCAGAACTTCGCCACCATGGTGCCGCAGCTTCAGGCCGTGGCCCAGGCCGTCGGTCGCCACATCATCCTCCCCGAGGAGGCGCTGGCCTAG
- a CDS encoding RDD family protein, with protein MYDTYTVDTPENIEFSYDVAGIGSRFLAAVVDSLLIALAMAVVLFGAGLLRDSIGVLDGASESVIAALIILLVMVILWGYYIIFELVWSGQTPGKRLVGLRVVRDGGQPVTFLSVAIRNFIRLVDFLPAFYGIGVITMFIDTRSRRLGDFAAGTLVVRERQDVTLASLSAPAPARPAPTPTAPQGAPLPQANLISEQDYTLVQEFLRRRGELGREACQRLGVQLASGLQQKLALPQGGDAERFLEYAVAEFQRLRAEPADLPPSIPVLEPQPTPEPPPAPPAEGDQSERGA; from the coding sequence ATGTACGACACCTATACGGTAGACACGCCGGAAAATATCGAGTTCAGCTACGACGTGGCTGGCATCGGGTCGCGCTTTCTGGCTGCGGTGGTCGACTCGCTGCTGATCGCGCTGGCCATGGCGGTGGTGCTGTTCGGCGCTGGGCTGCTGCGCGACTCGATCGGCGTGCTGGATGGCGCGTCCGAGAGCGTGATCGCGGCCCTGATCATCCTGCTGGTGATGGTAATCCTGTGGGGCTACTACATTATCTTCGAGCTGGTGTGGAGCGGCCAGACCCCCGGCAAGCGCCTGGTGGGCCTGCGGGTGGTGCGCGACGGCGGCCAGCCCGTGACCTTCCTGAGCGTGGCCATCCGCAATTTCATCCGGCTGGTCGACTTCCTGCCGGCGTTTTACGGCATCGGCGTGATCACGATGTTTATCGACACCCGCTCGCGCCGCCTGGGCGACTTCGCGGCGGGCACGCTGGTGGTGCGCGAGCGCCAGGATGTGACCCTGGCCAGCCTGAGCGCCCCCGCCCCGGCCCGCCCCGCGCCGACACCCACCGCGCCCCAGGGCGCGCCGCTGCCCCAGGCCAACCTGATCAGCGAGCAGGACTATACGCTGGTGCAGGAGTTCCTGCGCCGCCGTGGCGAGCTGGGCCGCGAGGCCTGCCAGCGCCTGGGCGTGCAGCTGGCCAGCGGCCTGCAGCAGAAGCTGGCCCTGCCGCAGGGCGGCGACGCCGAGCGCTTCCTAGAGTACGCGGTGGCCGAGTTCCAGCGCCTCCGCGCCGAGCCTGCCGATCTGCCCCCGTCTATCCCCGTGCTTGAGCCGCAGCCCACACCCGAGCCGCCGCCCGCGCCGCCCGCCGAGGGCGATCAGTCCGAGCGCGGCGCGTAG
- the miaA gene encoding tRNA (adenosine(37)-N6)-dimethylallyltransferase MiaA, which yields MDTQQQPILAIVGPTAVGKTALAIALAQRLGGEIISADSRQIYRRMDIGTAKPTAGELAAAPHHLIDIAEPDEDFSLARYQDLASAAIAEVAGRGRLPMLVGGTGQYLAAVLEGWQIPRVAPDPALRARLEAEAAELGADALHARLAAVDPQAAAGILASNTRRVIRALEVYELSGQPISAQQGKVPPPYRIRTLWLQLPAEPLYARIDARVDAMVAAGLVDEVRGLVAQGYGWDLPAMSSLGYREFQPYIEGGDALAECVERLKFNTHGFARKQPAWFRRLPGLAQLPADTPDLLGAALGLLAA from the coding sequence ATGGACACACAACAACAACCGATCCTTGCCATCGTCGGGCCGACGGCGGTGGGCAAGACCGCGCTGGCGATCGCGCTGGCCCAGCGGCTGGGCGGCGAGATCATATCGGCGGACTCGCGCCAGATCTACCGGCGGATGGACATCGGCACCGCCAAGCCCACGGCGGGCGAGCTGGCCGCAGCGCCGCACCACCTGATCGATATCGCCGAGCCGGATGAGGATTTCTCGCTGGCGCGCTACCAAGATCTGGCCAGCGCCGCCATCGCCGAGGTGGCCGGGCGCGGCAGGCTGCCCATGCTGGTGGGCGGCACCGGGCAGTACCTAGCCGCCGTGCTGGAGGGCTGGCAGATCCCGCGCGTCGCGCCCGACCCGGCGCTGCGGGCCAGGCTGGAGGCCGAGGCGGCAGAGCTGGGAGCGGATGCGCTGCACGCGCGGCTGGCCGCCGTGGACCCGCAGGCCGCCGCAGGCATCCTGGCCAGCAACACCCGCCGCGTCATCCGCGCGCTGGAGGTGTACGAGCTGAGCGGCCAGCCGATCTCGGCGCAGCAGGGCAAGGTGCCGCCGCCCTACCGCATCCGCACGCTGTGGCTGCAGCTGCCCGCCGAGCCGCTCTACGCGCGGATCGACGCCCGCGTGGATGCCATGGTGGCGGCGGGGCTGGTGGATGAGGTGCGCGGCCTGGTGGCGCAGGGCTACGGCTGGGATCTGCCCGCCATGTCGAGCCTGGGCTACCGCGAGTTCCAGCCCTACATCGAGGGCGGCGACGCACTGGCCGAGTGCGTGGAGCGGCTGAAGTTCAACACCCACGGCTTCGCCCGCAAGCAGCCCGCGTGGTTCCGCCGCCTGCCGGGGCTGGCCCAGCTGCCCGCCGACACACCCGACCTGCTGGGCGCGGCGCTGGGGCTGCTGGCGGCATAG